The window GACAACTTTTCAGAATCCGTCATTGAAGTTTTTGATATTGAAGCACAAAATAATGATTCTACGGCGGTAGCTATTAAAGTGAACAAAGTTTTTGATGGAAATCAAAAGAGCTTTAACGATGTTTTGGCGAATGTAGGATTAGGAGGATCTGTGAAATCAAGCCTTTCTTATATAGAAGGAGTGAAGACATTCCCTAAGAACCTTGTGGTGAAGTCTCAGTTGTCTACTTCTGTAAATGAAGGCGGGGTAGATCTTCCGGTAACATTAGGAGTTACTACCAATCTGGTTCTGCTTTCTAAAATACCGATGAAACCAAGAGTAGCAGATTCAAGAGTAGGATTTTTCTCCGAAAAGCACTGGTCGTTTAATGATAACCAGCAGAAAATGGATGAAAAGTTTTTCATTACCAAATGGAATCTTGAACCCAAAGATGAAGATAAAGAAAAATACTTAAGAGGTGAGCTGGTAGAGCCTAAGAAACCGATTGTTTATTATATAGACCCGGCAACACCAAAACAATGGCGTGAGAAAATCATTGCCGGAGTACATGACTGGCAGGCGGCGTTTGAGCAGGCAGGATTCAAAAATGCAGTGATTGCGAAAATGCCGGACGAAAAAGATGAAGATTTTGATATTGATGATGTAAGATATTCTGTGATTACTTACGCCGCTTCGCCAAAGTCAAATGCAATGGGACCATCAGTAGTAGACCCGAGAAGTGGTGAAATTATCGAAGCAGATATCATCTGGTGGCATAATGTAATGACTTCTCTTCATGACTGGATGAGAATTCAGACAGGACCTATAGACCCGAAAGCAAGAGGAAATAAATTCAGTGATGAACATATGGGTGAAGCCATCCGTTTTGTTTCATCGCATGAAGTAGGGCATACTTTCGGATTGAAGCACAATATGGGAGCATCCTTTGCATTCCCTGTAGAGTCACTTCGTTCCAAAGAATTTACAGACAAAATGGGTGGTACAGCACCTTCCATTATGGATTATGCACGTTACAATTACGTTGCTCAGCCGGAAGATGGTGTTACAGCCATCACTCCGAAAATTGGTCTTTACGATAAATATGCCATAGACTGGGGTTACCGTTGGTATCCGGATGAATTTGTTGAGAAAAAAGCGCTGAGAAATTTAATTGAAAAGCATCAGGACGATCCGATGTATTTCTATGGCGAGCAGCAGAGCTACCTGGAAACTATCGATCCTCGTTCTCAGTCTGAAGATTTGGGAGATGATGCCATGAAAGCCAGCGAATATGGGATGAAAAACCTTAAAGTGGTTGTCAACAATCTTTTAAAGTGGACTTATGAAGACGGTAAAGAGTATACGGATGCGGGAAAACTTTATATGGGAGCTATCGGACAATGGGACCTGTACACAGGTCATGTGATGGCGAATGTGGGAGGAATTTACCTGAACAACACTGTTTTTGGCAACAAGAAGAAAGCTTACGAAGCAGTTCCTGAAGAAATTCAGAGAAGAGCAGTTGATTATCTGGTTAAAAACGCGATCAACCTTCCGGAGTGGTTATTCTTTAATCCGATTACAGAAAGAACGTATCCGGTTAAAGATTCACCAATGGGGCCATTTGAGCAGACACCATATACCATGGCAAGAGGAATGCAGTATGCGAATATCTATTCTCTGTTTATGGATGACAGACTGTTGAGATTGCTTGAAAATGAGCTGAAGCATCAGATGTCTGGTTCTAAAGAAGAGATCTATACCGTTGAAAAATTATTTGATCAGGTAAGAACTCCTATTTTCAGTAAAAAAGGAAGCCTTACGATGCTTGAGAAAATGACTCAGAAAAATTATGTGGATGCCCTGATTGTTTCAGTGAATAAATTATTTGAAAAAACAGCAGTGAAAGGATTGAAAGCAGATGATACTCTGAATATCCCAACCATCTGTAATTTCCATGAAGAGGATCACGGTTTGAGGAATATCAATTATTCATCTATGAAGAGAGTATCTGAAGTTACCACTTACAAAAGGGCAGAACTTCAGAAGGTTCTGGACTTACTGAACAGAACAAGGTACAGAGGCGATGATGCTTCCAGAGCACATTACACAGATTTAATTATTCGTATACAAGAGGCTTTAAACAAATAAACGGCAATGAAAAAAACTCTAATACTTTTACCTCTTTTGGCTGCTAATATAGCAATGGCCCAGCAAAAGAAAACCATCACCGGGAAAATAGAAGATGGAAATACCTCTCATGTGATTACCGGTGCATCTATAAAAATCGAGACACAGTCGGTCTCTACAAAAACAGAACTAGAAGGAATTATCGAAAGTGTATCAGTAGGTACAGTGACCGATAAGGACGGGAATTTTATATTAGAAATCCCTGCTGATACAAAAACTGTATTGGTAAGTTACCCAGGTTATGAATCCAGAGTCATTCAGCTTAATGAAGGACAGACTAACTATACAATAAGACTAACTTCTGAAGTTTCAGATAAAAATAAAATCCAGGAAGTAATCATCACCGGTTACCAGAAAATTGAAAAGCGTAAGCAGACCTCAGCGGTTTCTACAGTAAAAATGGACAACATCAGCCAGGCTGGTGTTGCCAGTGTAGATCAGATGCTGGCAGGGCAGATTGCTGGTGTGGCAGTAACTCCCGAAACCGGTGCTCCTGGTAGTCCGGCGAAGATCAGAATCAGAGGTACAGCCTCTCTTTCCGGTCCTCAGGATCCGTTATGGGTAATTGACGGTCTTCCGTTAGAAGGAAATGATGTTCCGAACTTTACCGATAAAGACAATATTGACCAGCTTCAAAACTTCTCTATTGCAGGTTTGAATCCTAATGATATTGAAGATATTACCATCCTTAAAGATGCTGCTGCAACAGCCATTTATGGAGCAAGAGCAGCAAACGGGGTAATTTCCATTACCACAAAAAAAGGAAAGAAAGGAAGTTTAAAACTGAACTTTTCGGCAGATACTTTCGTGACATCCCGTCCTGATTTTGGCAAACTGAATCTTTTGAATGCTTCTGAAAAAGTAGATCTGGAATTGATGCTTGCAAAGCGTGCTGATCTTACTTACCGCGCAGATAAAGGAGAGGTGATGAGAATTTTAACCCAAAACAATCAGCTTGATGCTTTCAGAAACGGTGGTTTTGATGCACTGAATTCATTCACACGCCAACAAATCAATGGCCTAAGAAGCAACAATACAGACTGGGGAAAACTGTTGTACAGAAATGCCATCAACAAACAATATGGATTAAGCGTTTCTGGCGGAAGTGACCGTGCAGATTACTATTTCTCCCTGGGATATTATGATGAAGAAGGAACAACTATCGGTACAGGTTTTAAACGTTATAACCTGACTTTAAAAAACAATTATAAATTAAGCGATAAGTTAAATGCAGGAATCTCTATTTTCGGAACACAAAGTGAACGTACATCTTTTGTAACAGATGCTGATGCTTCAATAAACCCTGTTAATTATTCAAGAAATGCCAATCCTTACATGAAGCCTTTCAATGCAGATGGAAGCTATAATTATGATAAAGATATAGACGGTTTTGAAGATTTATATGTTCCTTTCAATTTCCTTGAAGAAAGAGAAAATACCAGCTATACGCTGAAAAACAACTCTCTGAAAGCAATTTTAGACTTAGAATACAAAGCTTCAAAAAGTTTAAGATTTACCTCTCAGCTAGGTATCCAGTATGATGCTAATAAAACGGAGAAATTTGCAGGGGAGAACACCTATTTCACCAGAAAAATGAGACAAGGTACCCGTTACTATAAAGATGGTAAATTCAATTACTTCCTGCCTGCAGGAGCTGTAAAACAAAACTGGGATAATGATTTCTTCCAATACAACTGGAAATTACAGGCAGCGTACAGTACGAAAATCAATTCAAAACACGAAATTGATTTGATGGCAGGAACAGAAATCCGTAAAACAGAAGATAATACTACCGTTACCAGAGCTTTTGGGTATGACCCGACTTCAAGAAGAGGTACGGCAATTGTTTTCCCGAATTCAGATTTCGCAACAGATAAAAAATATGAAACGTATCGTGAAAACCCACCTGTAGAGAATGCTTATGCTTCCATGTTTGCTACGGCGTCTTATACTTACGATCAGAAATATACCTTCTTCGGAAGTGTGAGATATGACGGAACCAACCTTTTTGGGGTAAATAAAAAGTATAAATACCTTCCAATATGGGCAATTTCAGGATCATGGCTGGTAACGAAGGAGAACTTTATGAAAAATATTTCCGCAGTATCTAACCTTAGATTGAGAGCATCTTATGGTCTTCAAGGAAATATCGACAGAAATACTTCACCATTCTTTATTGGAGAATATAATGATGCAACAATTCTTCCAGGAGTAAAAGAAGGAGTTATTACAGTAATAAGCCCTCCGAATGATAAACTGAGATGGGAAAAAACTACCAATACTAACGTTGGTCTTGATTTAGGATTATTCAATAACCGTGTTAGCCTTACCGCTGATGTCTACAGCAGAAAAGGTACAGATATGATCAGTATGAAAGAAACCCCTCTTGAAACCGGATTCGAGTATACGATGATGAACTGGGGAAGTTTGACTAACAAAGGTTTTGAACTGGCATTGTCTACCAGAAACATCAATCACGATAATTTTAAATGGACTACCACCATCAACTTTGCGCATAATAAGAGTAGGGTATTGAGTGAGCAGCCTCGTGACAACGCTTTCCTTCCTTCCAGAGAAGGTCTTCCTGTGAATGCTGTTTTTGCTTTAAAAACGGCAGGAATGGATGAACATGGAAACCCATTGTTCTGGAAAGGAGATCAGAAGATTTCAGCTGCAGAATTCTTTAAATTATATGATGTGTATGCTGATTTCCTTCCAGGGCAGCTTGTAGATACAAAGCTTTCAAGTGCTGAGCTGAGAAGCCTGTTTACCTATGTAGGAGACAGAGATCCGAAATTTACCGGAGGTATTATCAACACCTTTAAGGTACATGATTTCGATCTTACCATCTCTGCAACATTCAATCTGAAGCAGACGGTAATGAGAACACCTTCTTACAGAGGTATGGATCTGGATAGAGGAAGAAATTATACTAGAGATATCTATGAAGCAGGAGGTTCACTTCCGGGAATCACAAGCCCTGATATGGATGCTAATCCGGGCGGATGGATGGCCAATAAATGGTTTGCAGGAAACAGTTCCAATGCATACAGCTTACTGGATGTATGGGCAAAAGAAATCAGCTACATAAGAATCAGTAGTATTCGTTTAGGGTATACACTGCCTAAAGAATTTACAAACCCTATGGGGATTTCCAGTCTGAGACTGAGTGTTGAAGGACGTAACCTGTTTGTATTCAGTAACGGATATAACGGATACTTTGATCCGGAGACATATGGTAATATTTATGCACAACCAATCACCAAGTCGGTGACCGTAGGATTTAATGTTTCTTTTTAAAACTTGAAAAAATGAGAAAAATTACAACAATTATAGCCCTTGCAGCAATCTGCTTAACCAATATTGGATGTGACAGGTTTTTAGATATTCAGCCTGAAGGCAAAGTTATTCCTGTTACCACCGAAGATTACCGACAAGTACTTACATCAGCCTATTCAAAATATCCCGTTCACAAATCTCTGGTAGCATTTCGTACCGATGAGTTGAATATTGATGACAATGGAGTAGATTTTGTTTCTTATCGAGAAATGGCAATGTGGAAAGATTCGAATAATGATCCCACATCTGCAGAATTTCCTTGGGTAAGATTCTATTCCGTTAATTTCTACGTGAACCAGATTATTAATGAAGGAAGCAAAACGATGAAGGATTCTCCAGAGAAGAATCAGATTTTAGCAGAAGCCTATGCTTTGCGTGCTTACCTGTATTTTGATTTGGTGAATTTATATGGAAAACCTTATAACAATGCTACAGCTTCTGCGGACAGAGGAGTTCCCATCAATCTTGAAATTGATCTTGAGGAGGTATTGAAGCCATCTTCAGTACAGGAGGTGTATGATCAGATTCATGCAGATATTAAAAAAGCAGAAGGTCTGATGGTAGAACAAACGCAGGCATTAGGAGCTAATTACAGATTTTCAAAAACAGCATTGCTGGCTTTCGAGGCAAGAACAGCTTTGTATGAAGGAGATTGGAATAATGCGTTGAATTATGCAAATCAGGTACTGACAGTAAAAGGAGATTTAAGTAATTTAAATACGGTAAATACGGTGCCTAATCATTATGCTTCCCCGGAATCAATTATGGCTTTGGATAACCCATGGGATAATTCTATAAAGAACTTATCTTTCGTGTCTCCTGAACTTATTTCTTCATACAATAGTACTACAGATAAAAGGTTTGGCATGTATTTTGAAAAAAATGGAAGTAAGTATAAAGTTATTAAAGGAGGAAGCTTAGAATTCAAAGTGTCTTTCAGAACGGCAGAGCAGTACTTTATAAAATCTGAAGCATTGTTAAAGTTGAATAAGCTGGCTGAAGCTAAAGAAACACTTCTTAAAGTAATGAAGAACAGATATACTCCGGACGGATATACTTCAGTTCAGAATGCAGTAAACTCAATGGATTCTGCAGCATTTATGAGCTTTATTCTGGATGAAAGATTCAGAGAATTTGCTTTGGAAGGACAAAGATGGTTCGATCTAAGAAGAGCAAATCAGAAAAAGATAAGCCATACAATCAATGGCAAAGAGTATATTCTTCAGCAGAATGATCCGCGATATACCATTGAATATCCAATGAGTGCGAAGAAGAATAACCCTAATTTATAAAACTTCATATCAAATTCAATACAGATGAAACCGCTTGAACTTAATTGTTTTAGCGGTTTTTTTGTACTTTTGCACCGTTATGAAAATTGCCATTATAGAAGATGAACTGCTGGCTGTGAATTATCTGAAAAACCTTTTAGATACACAAAGCATTGTCCCTGTTACAGAGACTGTTATTCTTCGTTCCAAAAAACAGGCAATTGATTTTTTTGAGAAAGATTCTGCAGATCTTATTTTTATGGATATCCACCTTGGTGACGGGATGAGCCTGGAAATCTTTGAACAGGTGGAACTTTTCACTCCGATTATTTTCATTACCGCGTTTGACGAATATGCCATGAGAGTCTTCAGACATTTCACGATTGATTACCTTCTGAAGCCTTTTGAAGAAGAGGATTTACATAAAGCTTTACAGAAATTTATCTCCATAAGAAACAATTTTGATCCTGAACCGGTGCTCAAATCAATTTCCTCATTAAGGCAGGCAGAAGGTGAGGTGATGAAACGTTTTATGGTAAGGGAAGGGAATAAACTCAAATCAATAGATGAGCATAACACGGCTTATTTTTTTGCATCCGGGAAATACCTTTTCCTTACTACAAAAGATCATCAGACTTATATTTATGATGATACCATTAAAGATATTATCCAGAAGCTGAATCCTGAAATTTTCTTTAAAATAAACCGTAAGTTTATCATTAATAAGGAAGCTGTTACTGAAATTATCAAACATTCCAGTCAGAAAGTAGAACTTAAGCTTTCTCCGGAGCCCGAGGTGAATGCTGAGATTTTTATCAGTAAAATGCAGATTGCAGAATGTTTAAACTGGCTGAATAGCTGATTATACTTATTTAAATCTACATCATTATATAAACGCAAAGTTTATCATTTAATCATCATATTTCTAAGCATGCTAAGAAAGAGACAACGTTGCTGATGAAGCTCTATGATTGTGCTCACGCTCAAAAAGAATCAATGAAGTTGATTACACCTTTGCACCCTCAAAATTTTACCCTAGATATTAAATCTTCGCGTTAAATTAAATCATATTTTCATAAATATTTGATCTTTTCTCGCATTAGTTCCAGAAAATACAGAAACAAAAAAACCTCTAAAATAAATTAGAGGTTTTAAGTGGTTTCTCCAGGAATCGAACCAGGGACACATGGATTTTCAATCCATTGCTCTACCAACTGAGCTAAGAAACCATTTATGTTTTTGTTTATTACTTCGTTGTTTTAAAGTGATGCAAAAGTATAACATTTTATAATACCACGCAAGTATTTTGTTTTATTTTTTTGAAGAAACCTTCTGATATTGCTTGTTTTTAGTTTCAATGCTTTGTTCATCAGTAATTTGGTAGATTTTATTTTTTTTAATTTTTTTAAGAATATTATTTTTTAAACGCTTTCTATAATTGTATTTTCAGTACTGAATTCATTTTTTATCCCGAAACTACTGTCGCACTCTGTTTACGGGCGAAAAATTATTTTATCGGATAAATTCCGAAAATTATTTTACTGTTTTGAAAGACCTTAAACAAGTAGTAAAATAATGTGATTTGTAACAGAAATAACTTTCAAACACTTGATTAGTAGTGCTTAATGAACCTAACAAGTGTTAGTCGTAGAATTACTACACTTTTTTAAATTTAATCATAAATTTCATTTACGTTTTGTAATTACATCTATATTTGGTGATATAGAAAAACAAAATCATAAAAATATTTAACCATTAAAATTTACAAATCATGGCAGAAAGAAATTCAAGAGGAATTTTAAAATTCAACAACGGTGAAGGACAAAAGTTATTAAAACTTAATTACAGTGTATCAAGATCTACAGACGTTTCAGGACGTGTAGCATCAGATCCTTCCAATGCTCTTATCAAAATCACAGTAGAAGCTACTGAAAAATCAGACATTCTGGAAAGTTTATTGAACGGAAAGTACAAGCCTACTGTAGGAGAGATCACTTTCAATAAATCTCATGAAGAAGGAACTTTAACAACACTGAAGTGGAACAACGGTTATGTAATACAGCATGAGGTAGATTTTGATGCTGTAGATGAGAACAGTATGTACATCAGTTTTATAGTAAGTGCAGAACAGATAGACCTGGGGAATTCTTCTTACTTCGGAGCATGGCCTTCTTAAGCCTATTCAGAATTTAAATATCAGGCAGAATAGTACACCCGGTTCAAGGGTTGCTGTTCTGCCTTTTTTAACCTTATAGAACGATTGTTTATTCAAAATAAAGTTCTGAAAAAACACCTAATCACTATGAATAAAAATATCTCGAATTCCGATAAGATTTCTGAGAATCATATTCCCGGAATCAACCGTGTGGTAAAGCTGGATATTGTGATTGAAGGCAAAATTATCAAACACTTCAAGCATTTCCGTTTACAGCAAAGTGCCAGAAGACATCACAATTTTGAACTTATTTTGGCCCATGATTCTCTTGGAGAAGCTCAAAACCATACTCTGGAACAGGCACGCCAGTTTTTGGGAAAGAGGATTACTATTGTCTTCAAATATAAAGACTATGAAAGTGAGAGTCCTGAAAGAACTTTTGTAGGAGTTATCACCAAAGCCGCATTCAGCCAGGAAAAAATGAGTTTGGGAAATATTGTACTGAGAGGTCAAAGCCCTACCATTTTGATGGATGCCGCTCCCCATACCCAGAGTTTTGGAGGAGATCAGGCTGTCAATACAGGAATCATTGCCAACAAAATATGTAAAGAAGCACTGGGATCAGAGAAATTTGATTTCAGAGTAGATACCCAGAATAAAAGCTATATCAATTATAGTGCACAATATAACGAAACCCATTACAATTATCTCGCAAGAACTGCAGAAGCATATGGAGAACAGTTTTATTATGATGGCGAAGTACTTCATTTCGGAAAACTTCCTCCTTCAGAAAAACCAATCCGGCTTGTATACGGAAGCAATGCAACAGATGTTCAGGTGGAGCTGAATGCTGTACATACCAACCCTCAGTTTTTTGGTTATAATAGCAGCAGCCATACTAAAATGGAAGGTTCTGAAAATAACATAAGACATTTAGGTGAAATACCTTCCAAAGCTTATGAACTGAATAATAATATTTTTAAAACCCGTTCACTTTCTCCGGCACCTATCAATGCCAATATGTTTGTGGATGTGAGTGATTCTCAGAAAAGTGCTGCCGGAAGCGCTGCCGTAGAAGTATTTACTGTTTCAGGAAATACAACCGTTCCGTTTTTATATCCGGGTTGTCTTGCAGATATCGAAATGCGGAAGCCGGATACCAGTCAGACTTCTTATTTTACAAAACTTACAATTACCGAAGTTTCTCATGAAGTCAATGCCCGAGGGTATTACACAGGAAGCTTTGAAGCAATCGCTGAAGGGACAGGCTTTATGCCAAAACCTGAATTTATAGAACCTAAGGCTGAACCACAGGTTGCCACCGTTATTTCCAATACAGACCCGCTTAATCAGGGAAGAATACAGGTGAGATTTGACTGGCAGAAAAATCCCGATACAACCCATTTTATCCGAATGATGAGCCCTGATGCAGGAGGGACAGATGTGATCACTCAAAACAGAGGTTTTGTAGCCATACCGGAAGTAGGAGATCAGGTAATGGTAGGTTTTGAATATCATCATCCCGATTTCCCGTTTGCAATGGGAGGAATGTTCCATGGGCAGGTGGCATTGGGTGGAAGCATCAACAATCACCTTAAATCTATTCAGACAAGGAGTGGTAATAAAGTGATCTTTAATGATCAGGAAGGAAGTATTTTCATAGAAGATCCAAGCGGAAATACTTATTTAATGGATGGAAAAGGAAATATTATCGTTAATGCTCCCAAAAATATAACCTTCACTGCCGGGGAAAATGTGCAGATCAATGCAGGCAAAAATATCATTGCTTCAGCGCAGAGAAATGTCAATATTATGGCCGGTGAAGATATCACGGAAACAGCCAATGATGATTACAATCTGACAGCAAGCAATATTATTGAAACGGCTGAAGCCGGCAGAAAATCTACAGCCAAAAATATTACAGAAAATATGGAGGCTGGCTCTTACATCAGTACAAAAGATGCCATCAACGTAGAAAGTGCCAAGGAAGTGCTTATCAATAGTGGTAAACAGGTAAAAATGCAGTAATATGGCAGGCGAAGGCGGAAATATCGTAAGAAATGTCTTTGGGAAGTCCTACAAGGAAGCTGAACATATTATGAAAGATGCTTCCAAAGGGACTCTGGATTTTAAATCTCCCCAGGAAAATACCTTTTATGGAAAAAAGGGAGGAAAGAAATTTGATGAATATCAGGCGAAAAAAGAAACTCTTCCAGTGAGAGTTTTAAAAGTAAAATGTTATGAAGATTTTGCATGTACAAAAGAAGTAACGGTTATAGAGAAAGAAAGAAAATATTTCTATAAAGTAACCCAATATAATAGAACTCCTACTAAAGCAGAAGTGAAAAATCTTAAATGGGCAATACAATATGATGATGGAAATATTTCTAATGCTATGCAAGTAACTGGAGAAGAGAAGATTTCTTTTTTTGTTTCTGATAATAGTCAGGTAATGAGAGTTCGTGTATATGCCTTTTTTAAAACGCCAAATAAAAATGCAAGTACAGAAGTATTTACAAAACATATAGAATTAGAAATTACTGATAAATCAGTTGGGTATTCCATAATGAGATTGTTTGATGTAGCAGATGACTTTACAACTACTATGTTAAAAGATAAGTTTCCTGCTTGTATTGTTAATGTTTATAGTGTAACAATAAAATACTATGAGGGAAATGAAGTTGTAGAACATGGGAGTTTTGGTGTTACCAGGGATGGATGGCAAAAAATTGATGAGAAAGATGGAAAATATTTTATGATAAACAGAGCCTTTGAACCTAAAGAAAGTAATCAAAATACTTATAAAGTTGCTCATAGTTTTGTTCCATCTCAATATAAAGGACTAATGAAAATAGATGCTTTTGAATTACATTCTTTTGAAGGAAAAGCAAATTTACCTGCGGAACCAATTTATACAAATTATAAATTGGATAATAAAACACCTATTAATCATAGTAGAAACAAAATAGATGAGGTTACGAATGTAAATATTCATATTGGAGGACACTATACCAGAGGGCGAACAATGAAAAGGCCAGTAGAAGTTCAATATTCTTCTCCTACAACAGGAATACCTACAGGAACAAGTTATAAGATAGAGGAAGTCGGAATCCATTGGCTTGGAGGGTCATTGGGATGTTTTGCTTTTGTTGAACCAGAAGATATAAAACCAGATATAAAATCTGCATTTGCAGCTCATAATAATAATGAATATAGTAAGCACACATCAAATCGACCTTGGCAAAATCTAGTTGATAAAATACATAAATTAGAAACTGAATATAAAGCTCAAATAATAGTTAAAGTTGTTAAGCGAAGTAATTATAAAAAAGTAATTCCTGATTTCGATCCAAAAAGCATTTTATGGGAATAATAAATAATAAATCTAAAATAGCTATAGGTATAATAATATCTCTAGGAGTTGTTTTTCTAATAAGGGCATATGTCATCTATTCCTTTTACAAAAATGATGAATTGTATGGAGATGGTATTCCTGATAGTACTAAGTATGACAGAGAATTTTTATCAACAGTGTTATATTCTGTTTTGATAATGATTTTTCTGTCAGTTATTAGTATTCTGATATTTAAAAGAAAACAGAAATGAATTCAATTTAAGTATTGGGTAATATTGGATGAATAAAAATGTCCCATATTATTTGTATCAGTAAAATTTAGAGTATGAAAAATTTATCAATATTACTTTTGGGAATTGTAGGAACAAACTTGATTTAAAAGACAACATACTTTGGGAATAAATTTTAAAAATAAACAATTCAGATTATTAATGTTTGAATTTAATGATCGGAAGTTGACAAATAAGGTAACCGTTCAAATAATAAATATTTGTTCAATCTTATGTTTCCTTTTTTTTGACTTTTTGGGTTGTAGGGGTTTGTCTATCTGCTTTGTTTTTAGGGTGTTTTACATCAAATACAGATAACAATTCAGATTGTTTAAGCAATGAAGAAATTGCGCTGCTTTTTGGGAAAGTTATTTTGATTTTTTTAATAATTAATACATTGATAAGTTTCATTGTTTTTACAATGAGTGGATCAGAAAAAAACCAATAAAGCTTTTTAGAAAAGCGATACAATTAACAAAACATTTTATTCCAAAAAAATATGAAGAAAAGAATAATAACGGCAGGAGGATTTATAGGAATAGTATTCTCAATATGGGATTCCATGGTGGATAATGCTGATACAGCTTCATTAGAGGATCATTTGAGTGCCAGGTTTGTTTTCAGCTCAGTTTTTAGTTTGAAAACATTGGTATATCTGATTATCGGAATGGTTTCAGGATGGATAATCAATTTTATGATCAATAAAATCAGCGAGCTGCATAGAGAGTGGAATGACTTTTAAATTATAGGAAATAATAAAATCCAATATGGTAGAAACGAGAGTAAAACCTTTTCAGAAATATGCTTTAGGAACTCATGATTATCATGTGGAGAATGCTCTTGAAATACAGTTTGGAGAAGCAAAAGGGTTTTATTCATCTTATAGAATTACACTGCAGGAGAAAGAGAATGAAGATCATACAAAAAACTGGCTGATAGAAAAGGTAGATGATTCCTCTTTTCCCTCTGAAAATAAATTTATGGAGATCCTTTTTATTCTGGAACAGAGCTCTTATCCTCTGGAAATAAAAGTGGATGAAAAAGGAAGTTTTCTGAGAGCTGCAGACCATCATAAAAATATAGAAAACTGGAAACTTAAAACGGCAGGCCTTC of the Chryseobacterium viscerum genome contains:
- a CDS encoding RagB/SusD family nutrient uptake outer membrane protein; the encoded protein is MRKITTIIALAAICLTNIGCDRFLDIQPEGKVIPVTTEDYRQVLTSAYSKYPVHKSLVAFRTDELNIDDNGVDFVSYREMAMWKDSNNDPTSAEFPWVRFYSVNFYVNQIINEGSKTMKDSPEKNQILAEAYALRAYLYFDLVNLYGKPYNNATASADRGVPINLEIDLEEVLKPSSVQEVYDQIHADIKKAEGLMVEQTQALGANYRFSKTALLAFEARTALYEGDWNNALNYANQVLTVKGDLSNLNTVNTVPNHYASPESIMALDNPWDNSIKNLSFVSPELISSYNSTTDKRFGMYFEKNGSKYKVIKGGSLEFKVSFRTAEQYFIKSEALLKLNKLAEAKETLLKVMKNRYTPDGYTSVQNAVNSMDSAAFMSFILDERFREFALEGQRWFDLRRANQKKISHTINGKEYILQQNDPRYTIEYPMSAKKNNPNL
- a CDS encoding LytR/AlgR family response regulator transcription factor, with the translated sequence MKIAIIEDELLAVNYLKNLLDTQSIVPVTETVILRSKKQAIDFFEKDSADLIFMDIHLGDGMSLEIFEQVELFTPIIFITAFDEYAMRVFRHFTIDYLLKPFEEEDLHKALQKFISIRNNFDPEPVLKSISSLRQAEGEVMKRFMVREGNKLKSIDEHNTAYFFASGKYLFLTTKDHQTYIYDDTIKDIIQKLNPEIFFKINRKFIINKEAVTEIIKHSSQKVELKLSPEPEVNAEIFISKMQIAECLNWLNS
- the tssD gene encoding type VI secretion system tube protein TssD: MAERNSRGILKFNNGEGQKLLKLNYSVSRSTDVSGRVASDPSNALIKITVEATEKSDILESLLNGKYKPTVGEITFNKSHEEGTLTTLKWNNGYVIQHEVDFDAVDENSMYISFIVSAEQIDLGNSSYFGAWPS
- a CDS encoding type VI secretion system Vgr family protein, whose amino-acid sequence is MNKNISNSDKISENHIPGINRVVKLDIVIEGKIIKHFKHFRLQQSARRHHNFELILAHDSLGEAQNHTLEQARQFLGKRITIVFKYKDYESESPERTFVGVITKAAFSQEKMSLGNIVLRGQSPTILMDAAPHTQSFGGDQAVNTGIIANKICKEALGSEKFDFRVDTQNKSYINYSAQYNETHYNYLARTAEAYGEQFYYDGEVLHFGKLPPSEKPIRLVYGSNATDVQVELNAVHTNPQFFGYNSSSHTKMEGSENNIRHLGEIPSKAYELNNNIFKTRSLSPAPINANMFVDVSDSQKSAAGSAAVEVFTVSGNTTVPFLYPGCLADIEMRKPDTSQTSYFTKLTITEVSHEVNARGYYTGSFEAIAEGTGFMPKPEFIEPKAEPQVATVISNTDPLNQGRIQVRFDWQKNPDTTHFIRMMSPDAGGTDVITQNRGFVAIPEVGDQVMVGFEYHHPDFPFAMGGMFHGQVALGGSINNHLKSIQTRSGNKVIFNDQEGSIFIEDPSGNTYLMDGKGNIIVNAPKNITFTAGENVQINAGKNIIASAQRNVNIMAGEDITETANDDYNLTASNIIETAEAGRKSTAKNITENMEAGSYISTKDAINVESAKEVLINSGKQVKMQ